The uncultured Sphaerochaeta sp. genome includes the window GGACCATCTATCCTTTGTATATTGCAAAAGCTGAAAAGAAAGGACGCACCAAGGCTGAGGTTGATGAGATCATCAGTTGGCTGTTTGGGTATGATGAGACGACACTGCAGGAAGCATTGGACAAAGAAAAAAGCTTCGAAGATTTTATAGAGGAAAGCCCTAGGAAAAATCCTCTAAGAAGTCTTATAACTGGTAAAGTCTGTGGTGTGCAGGTCGATACGATTGAGGACCCACTGATGCGAGAGATACGATACCTGGACAAACTCATCGATGAATTGGCCAAAGGAAAACCCATGGAGAAGATTCTTCGGAGTGTTCCCCCTACGTAAACATATAGGAAAATGGACAAACGTATTTTCATTGGTTTCAAAACCATGCAATAAAGGAATAACCTTCCGATAAATCCAACTTCTCCCTACTTCAATATTGAGGGGAGTTGAGAAATCTGGTACCATGGCCGGCGGAGGACTCCATGTATAATAATTTGGCAGTTATTTCATTGGGCGGATCAATCATTGCACCGGATAAGGTTGACCACGCTTTTCTTAAAGAACTCAACAGTGCTCTCAAATCCTATTTGAAAGAAGATAAAAGTAGAAAAATCATCCTGGTCTGTGGAGGCGGTGCCCCGGCCCGTGTCTACCAGAATGCTATGCGAGAGATCAATCCAGATGTGGATAGTGAAGAACTTGACTGG containing:
- a CDS encoding DUF2200 domain-containing protein, encoding MAKHRIYSMSFGTIYPLYIAKAEKKGRTKAEVDEIISWLFGYDETTLQEALDKEKSFEDFIEESPRKNPLRSLITGKVCGVQVDTIEDPLMREIRYLDKLIDELAKGKPMEKILRSVPPT